In Flavobacteriaceae bacterium, the following proteins share a genomic window:
- a CDS encoding sterol desaturase family protein, with protein sequence MKTYFEAFKDSFFGTLDWTWKSILFEVPWFENYFWGLIIISFFVWSLEIVFPWRKDQSIFRKDFWLDGFYMFFNFFVFAIAISGFYKILEVFFSQINITAKSLAIVDISEWPLWLQLLVFFIILDFVQWFTHTMLHRFPFLWTYHKVHHSVKEMGFAAHLRYHWMENILYKPLKTFGVMLLGGFEPEQAFIVHFISILIGHFNHSNIKITWGPLKYIINNPVMHLYHHAYALPDGRHHGVNFGISLSLWDYIFKTNYIPEDSGTIELGFKDDDKFPNGFLKQITYGFKKNKKN encoded by the coding sequence ATGAAAACCTATTTTGAAGCATTTAAAGATTCTTTTTTTGGAACATTAGATTGGACTTGGAAATCTATATTGTTTGAAGTTCCGTGGTTCGAGAATTATTTTTGGGGGTTAATTATCATTTCATTTTTTGTCTGGAGTTTAGAAATTGTATTTCCTTGGCGAAAAGATCAATCGATTTTTAGAAAAGATTTTTGGTTAGATGGGTTTTATATGTTTTTTAATTTCTTTGTTTTTGCTATTGCAATAAGTGGTTTTTATAAAATATTAGAAGTGTTTTTTAGCCAAATAAACATAACAGCTAAAAGTCTTGCAATTGTAGATATCTCTGAATGGCCATTATGGTTACAATTACTTGTCTTTTTTATTATATTAGATTTTGTACAATGGTTTACACATACAATGCTGCACCGCTTCCCATTTTTATGGACTTATCACAAAGTACATCATAGTGTAAAAGAAATGGGGTTTGCAGCACATTTACGTTACCATTGGATGGAAAATATTCTTTACAAGCCTCTAAAAACATTTGGGGTAATGCTTTTAGGAGGCTTTGAACCTGAACAAGCTTTTATTGTTCATTTTATATCAATACTTATAGGACACTTTAATCATTCCAACATAAAAATCACTTGGGGGCCATTAAAATATATTATAAATAACCCAGTGATGCACTTGTATCATCATGCATATGCCTTACCTGATGGAAGGCATCATGGAGTGAATTTCGGAATTAGTTTGAGCTTATGGGATTATATCTTTAAAACGAATTATATCCCTGAAGATAGTGGTACAATAGAACTTGGCTTTAAAGATGATGATAAATTTCCAAATGGTTTTTTAAAGCAAATTACTTATGGATTTAAAAAGAATAAAAAAAATTGA
- a CDS encoding rhodanese-like domain-containing protein, producing MITLEDFKKEVIGKNVQLIDVRTKREYISGHIDNAILIPIANKEYFITEVQKLDKNKPVYIYCHTGVRSKKASSLLEEIGFLKIYNFTDGWKVWSKQQTP from the coding sequence ATCATAACTCTAGAAGATTTTAAAAAAGAAGTTATTGGCAAAAATGTGCAGCTAATAGACGTTAGAACAAAAAGAGAATACATTTCTGGACATATAGATAATGCTATATTAATTCCTATAGCAAATAAAGAGTATTTTATAACAGAAGTGCAAAAATTAGATAAAAACAAACCCGTTTATATTTATTGCCATACAGGGGTTAGAAGTAAAAAAGCAAGTAGCCTTTTAGAAGAAATAGGGTTTTTAAAAATATATAATTTTACTGATGGATGGAAAGTATGGAGCAAACAACAAACCCCTTAA
- a CDS encoding MBL fold metallo-hydrolase, with protein sequence MIIEQIYTGCLAQGAYYIESNGEVAIIDPLREVKPYISRAIANKATIKYIFETHFHADFVSGHITLSKETGAKIIYGPNAETSFDAIIATDGQEFKIGDITIKALHTPGHTMESTTYLLRDKNGKDHAIFSGDTLFLGDVGRPDLAQKAGSITEKDLAGLLYESLRTKIMPLADDIIVYPAHGAGSACGKNLSKETIDTLGNQKQTNYALRADMSKEEFIKEVTDGLLPPPQYFPLNVKMNKEGYDDIDIVLKRSTKALSPDEFELVANETEAIVLDVRNQEDFANGHIPRSIFIGLNGSFAPWVGALIADTKQAILLITPEGQEEETITRLSRVGFDQTLGYLKGSFDAWKKASKDYDTVTSISAITLQNILSKEKISVFDVRKESEYSAEHIIDAHLTPLDFLNDHLSEFPDKETAYIHCAGGYRSMIAASILKSRGIHNIIDIAGGMAAIKKTNISITDYVCPSTLK encoded by the coding sequence ATGATAATTGAACAAATATATACTGGTTGTCTTGCTCAAGGTGCATACTATATTGAGAGTAATGGAGAGGTTGCAATAATAGATCCTTTACGTGAAGTGAAACCTTATATTAGTCGTGCCATTGCAAATAAGGCGACTATAAAATATATTTTTGAAACACATTTTCATGCCGATTTTGTTAGTGGTCATATAACATTATCTAAAGAAACTGGGGCTAAGATTATTTATGGGCCTAATGCAGAGACTTCTTTTGATGCCATTATAGCGACTGATGGCCAAGAATTTAAAATTGGTGACATCACAATTAAAGCATTGCATACACCAGGGCATACTATGGAGAGTACGACTTATCTCCTGCGTGATAAAAATGGTAAAGATCATGCTATTTTTAGTGGAGATACTTTGTTTTTAGGAGATGTTGGCCGTCCAGATTTAGCTCAAAAAGCAGGAAGCATTACTGAAAAAGATTTGGCTGGATTATTATATGAAAGTTTACGTACTAAAATTATGCCTTTAGCTGACGATATTATTGTATATCCTGCACATGGTGCCGGATCTGCTTGTGGTAAAAATTTAAGCAAAGAAACCATTGATACTTTAGGTAATCAAAAACAAACTAATTATGCTCTTAGAGCAGATATGTCTAAAGAAGAATTTATAAAAGAAGTTACTGATGGTCTATTACCACCTCCACAATACTTTCCACTCAATGTAAAAATGAATAAAGAAGGGTATGATGATATTGATATTGTTTTAAAGCGCAGCACTAAAGCTTTATCTCCTGATGAGTTTGAACTAGTAGCTAACGAAACCGAAGCAATTGTTTTAGATGTCCGTAATCAAGAAGATTTTGCCAATGGGCATATTCCTCGATCGATTTTTATAGGCTTAAATGGTAGTTTTGCACCTTGGGTAGGTGCTCTAATTGCAGATACTAAACAAGCTATTTTATTGATTACTCCTGAAGGGCAAGAAGAGGAAACAATAACTAGATTATCTAGAGTTGGTTTTGATCAAACATTAGGATACCTTAAAGGTAGTTTTGATGCTTGGAAAAAGGCTTCTAAAGATTATGATACTGTAACTTCAATTTCTGCAATTACTCTTCAGAATATATTAAGCAAAGAGAAAATCTCTGTTTTTGATGTTAGAAAAGAAAGTGAATATTCTGCAGAACATATTATTGATGCACATTTAACTCCCTTAGATTTTTTAAACGATCATTTATCAGAGTTTCCAGATAAAGAAACTGCTTATATCCATTGTGCAGGAGGTTATAGAAGTATGATTGCAGCTTCTATCTTAAAGAGCAGAGGTATTCACAACATTATAGATATTGCTGGAGGGATGGCAGCTATTAAAAAAACAAATATTTCTATCACTGATTATGTTTGTCCTTCAACTTTAAAATAA
- a CDS encoding thioredoxin family protein produces MKKLIENSVIINQKSQYITIIFFLITFLFSIGQQKTNPNNQSEELGKVTWYRDYDEALKKAKSENKDVLILFQEVPGCSTCRNYGHNVLSHPLMVEAIEDQFIPLAIYNNKEGKDKQILQLYNEPSWNNPVVRIVNAKGENVVNRIAGNYSAKALYSTMTTSLEKANKPIPEYMKLLETELLNSNNNTIKETYFKMYCFWTGEKHLGKVDGVLSTEAGFMGGHEVVKVKFDPNKVNQKNLSVHAKQANFSPITKSNYRTASNDVKYYLKHTNYKFLPLTELQKTKINSALGLGVSPNKYLSPKQLKWLNEIKHSKTKQYVLFNQDFFKAWDKKNSITTN; encoded by the coding sequence ATGAAAAAACTTATAGAAAACTCCGTAATCATAAATCAAAAATCACAATACATTACCATAATCTTCTTTTTAATTACTTTTTTATTTTCAATAGGGCAACAAAAAACTAATCCTAACAACCAAAGTGAAGAACTTGGTAAAGTAACTTGGTATCGTGATTATGATGAAGCTTTAAAAAAAGCTAAATCTGAAAACAAGGACGTTTTGATTTTGTTTCAAGAAGTTCCAGGATGTTCTACTTGTAGAAATTATGGTCATAATGTATTAAGCCACCCATTAATGGTTGAAGCGATTGAAGACCAATTTATTCCTTTGGCCATTTATAACAATAAAGAAGGCAAAGACAAACAAATCCTTCAGCTATATAACGAACCTAGTTGGAACAATCCTGTTGTGAGAATTGTAAATGCTAAAGGAGAAAATGTTGTTAATAGAATAGCTGGAAATTACTCAGCAAAAGCATTATATAGTACAATGACAACTTCTTTAGAAAAAGCAAATAAACCTATTCCTGAATACATGAAATTATTAGAAACAGAACTATTAAATTCAAATAATAATACTATAAAAGAAACTTACTTTAAAATGTATTGTTTTTGGACTGGAGAAAAACATTTAGGGAAAGTAGATGGTGTACTATCTACAGAAGCTGGTTTTATGGGAGGTCATGAAGTTGTAAAAGTGAAATTTGATCCTAATAAAGTAAATCAAAAAAACCTTTCTGTTCATGCAAAACAAGCAAATTTTAGTCCTATTACAAAAAGTAATTATCGTACTGCTTCTAACGATGTAAAATATTATTTAAAGCACACCAATTACAAGTTTTTACCATTAACTGAGTTACAGAAAACAAAAATTAATAGTGCCTTAGGTCTTGGAGTATCACCAAATAAATACTTGAGTCCAAAACAATTAAAGTGGTTAAACGAAATAAAGCATTCTAAAACTAAGCAGTATGTTTTATTTAATCAAGATTTCTTTAAAGCTTGGGATAAAAAAAACAGTATCACTACAAATTAA
- a CDS encoding peptidase, producing the protein MELYPLIDKILERSPIEIDGYVIGKSVKGRSIQGFTFGNGTKNISLIAGNHADEPVGPLLLKKLVSYLFSLPKEHYLLENYSWYIVPHTNPDGESRNKKWYTYDDTETDLANYLTYVTREQPGEDLEFGYPIEGEIEALRPENTAVYKFWKTANIPFHLHVSLHGMAKTYGPWFLIDNNWKDRTLKLQEQCHNRTTSLGYKVFDLDRKGEKGFYRIDEGFCTRPDSKRMRDHFLKLNDTEMANKFHPSSMESIRSLGGDCLTLVSEMPLFLFPKKERDLIWPDPYLQQWSNQFSLWKMQLQNDSLNSEQLKQEMKHLNVYPMLWEDQMRLQWQLVISGIQTIS; encoded by the coding sequence ATGGAATTATATCCACTTATTGATAAAATTCTAGAGCGTAGTCCAATTGAAATTGATGGCTATGTTATAGGTAAATCGGTTAAAGGCAGATCCATTCAAGGGTTTACATTTGGTAATGGCACAAAAAACATAAGTTTAATTGCAGGGAATCATGCCGATGAACCTGTTGGTCCTTTACTTTTAAAAAAATTAGTTTCATATCTATTCAGTTTACCTAAAGAGCACTATTTATTAGAAAACTACAGCTGGTATATAGTCCCGCATACAAACCCTGATGGAGAATCTCGAAATAAAAAATGGTATACTTATGATGATACTGAAACCGATTTAGCAAATTATCTCACTTATGTTACCCGAGAACAACCAGGTGAAGATTTAGAATTTGGATACCCTATAGAAGGTGAAATTGAAGCATTACGCCCAGAAAATACAGCTGTATATAAATTTTGGAAAACAGCAAACATACCATTTCATTTGCACGTATCCCTACATGGTATGGCTAAAACATATGGCCCCTGGTTTTTAATTGATAATAATTGGAAAGATCGTACTTTGAAACTTCAAGAGCAATGTCATAATAGAACAACATCTTTAGGTTATAAAGTATTTGATCTAGACAGAAAAGGTGAAAAAGGGTTTTATCGTATTGATGAAGGCTTTTGTACACGTCCTGATTCTAAAAGAATGCGTGATCATTTTTTAAAACTTAATGATACAGAAATGGCGAATAAATTTCATCCAAGCTCAATGGAATCTATTAGGAGTTTAGGCGGTGATTGCCTTACATTAGTTTCTGAAATGCCATTATTTTTATTTCCGAAAAAAGAACGTGATTTAATTTGGCCTGATCCTTATTTACAACAATGGAGCAATCAATTTTCATTATGGAAAATGCAATTGCAAAACGACTCATTAAATTCAGAACAATTAAAGCAAGAAATGAAACATTTAAATGTTTATCCTATGCTTTGGGAGGATCAAATGCGATTACAATGGCAATTAGTTATTTCAGGTATACAAACAATTAGTTAA
- a CDS encoding nuclear transport factor 2 family protein: MMEQKPPFPPFTLETAKQKIQGAEDAWNSKDYKKVSMAYTIDTEWRNRNLFINGREEVRAFLKDKWENELNYKLKKELWAYQDNRIAVRFEYEYHNKEGQWFRAYGNENWEFDENGLMKKRYASINDLAIDKSDRKL, from the coding sequence ATTATGGAACAAAAACCACCTTTCCCACCATTTACATTAGAAACTGCAAAACAAAAAATACAAGGCGCTGAAGATGCTTGGAATAGTAAAGACTATAAAAAAGTATCTATGGCATATACCATTGACACCGAATGGAGAAATCGTAATTTATTTATTAATGGCAGAGAAGAAGTTCGTGCATTTTTAAAAGATAAATGGGAAAATGAACTTAATTACAAGTTAAAAAAAGAACTTTGGGCTTATCAAGATAATCGCATTGCAGTTCGTTTTGAATATGAATATCATAATAAAGAAGGGCAATGGTTTAGAGCTTATGGCAACGAAAATTGGGAGTTTGATGAAAACGGCCTAATGAAAAAACGTTATGCAAGCATTAATGATTTAGCTATTGACAAAAGTGATCGAAAATTATAA
- a CDS encoding FAD-dependent oxidoreductase: MKKLHTKYIIIGAGLSGLTTANQLLKNQENDFIILEGQDRIGGRINTKNGIELGATWFQNHHTYLSQTIISLNLQKFNQYSSGKSVLVYNSMAPAHFFETDPNSPSAFRIANGTMSLINSLVAPLLNKVHLNSIVTDVIENRNLLNVKTINGIYSCEKIILALPPKIASNINFEPKLPDDLIDALETTHTWMSNAIKVGMTFKLPFWREKGFSGTVIGQVGAVTELYDHSNYEDSHYALMGFVNEGLRDLSSNNRKERILNYLEKYLGKEIREYLNYYEKDWSLDKFTSNDSLKSIYISPQYGNPLFEDFYMNEKILFSGAETSPVHGGYMDGAIYSGIIASKKLLNSDH, translated from the coding sequence ATGAAAAAATTACATACTAAATATATTATTATTGGTGCAGGTTTATCAGGTTTAACTACTGCTAATCAATTATTAAAAAATCAAGAAAACGATTTTATTATTCTTGAAGGACAAGATAGAATAGGTGGTCGTATTAATACAAAAAATGGTATTGAGCTTGGAGCAACGTGGTTTCAAAATCATCATACTTATTTATCTCAGACTATTATTTCTTTAAATCTTCAAAAATTCAATCAATATAGTAGTGGTAAAAGTGTATTAGTATATAACTCTATGGCTCCTGCCCATTTTTTTGAAACCGACCCCAACTCTCCTTCGGCATTTAGGATTGCTAATGGGACAATGTCTCTAATTAATAGTTTAGTGGCACCCCTTCTAAACAAAGTACATTTAAATAGTATAGTAACAGATGTTATTGAAAATAGGAATTTATTAAATGTTAAAACAATTAATGGAATTTATTCATGTGAAAAAATTATATTAGCATTGCCTCCTAAGATAGCTTCAAATATTAATTTCGAACCCAAATTACCTGACGATTTAATTGATGCTTTGGAAACAACTCACACTTGGATGAGTAATGCTATTAAAGTAGGAATGACCTTTAAGCTTCCTTTTTGGAGAGAAAAAGGATTTTCTGGAACAGTAATTGGTCAAGTAGGCGCAGTTACCGAATTATATGATCATTCTAATTATGAAGATTCGCATTATGCTCTAATGGGTTTTGTAAATGAAGGTTTAAGGGATTTGTCTTCGAATAACAGAAAAGAACGTATCCTCAATTACTTAGAAAAATATTTAGGAAAAGAAATTAGAGAATACCTAAATTATTACGAAAAAGATTGGTCTCTAGATAAATTCACTTCAAACGATAGCTTAAAGTCGATATATATAAGTCCACAATATGGTAATCCATTATTTGAAGACTTTTATATGAATGAAAAAATTCTTTTCTCTGGTGCTGAAACATCTCCTGTTCATGGCGGATATATGGATGGTGCTATTTATAGCGGTATAATTGCTTCAAAAAAACTATTAAATTCAGATCATTAG
- a CDS encoding riboflavin synthase, with protein MFTGIIEDLGVVTKLERDKDNLHITVKSKLTSELKIDQSVSHNGVCLTVIAINLQKNEYTVTAIKETLDKSNINNLTTKAYINLERALKLGDRLDGHIVQGHIDQTAICTNIENKNGSWFFTFNYDNSLGNITIEKGSITINGVSLTVINSKKDTFSVAIIPYTYKHTSFSTFEIGTKVNLEFDVIGKYVSRLSELKN; from the coding sequence ATGTTTACCGGAATTATTGAAGATTTAGGAGTAGTGACTAAGTTAGAGCGCGATAAGGATAATCTTCATATTACTGTAAAGAGTAAATTAACTTCAGAATTAAAAATTGACCAAAGTGTTTCTCATAATGGTGTTTGTTTAACTGTTATCGCGATTAACCTTCAAAAAAACGAATACACTGTTACTGCTATAAAAGAAACTTTAGATAAATCTAATATTAATAATTTAACAACCAAAGCTTATATAAATTTAGAACGTGCATTAAAATTAGGAGATCGCCTTGATGGACACATTGTTCAAGGTCATATAGATCAAACCGCGATTTGCACCAATATTGAAAACAAAAATGGAAGTTGGTTTTTTACCTTTAATTATGATAATTCATTAGGCAATATTACTATCGAAAAAGGTTCCATTACTATTAATGGTGTAAGTTTAACTGTTATAAACTCTAAAAAAGACACATTTAGTGTAGCAATTATTCCTTATACATATAAGCATACAAGTTTTAGTACTTTTGAAATAGGAACAAAAGTAAATTTAGAATTTGATGTTATAGGTAAGTATGTATCTCGATTATCTGAGCTTAAGAATTAA
- the pdxA gene encoding 4-hydroxythreonine-4-phosphate dehydrogenase PdxA, with protein MSSEKKIKIGISVGDLNGIGGEIIIKTFEDTRVLEFCTPIIFASTKTISFLKNHFKSNLAFNSIHKPEQAIENKVNVVNVWKENVNIRFGKEDFKIGEYAIKSLIAATKAIKENHIDVLLTAPINKHNIQSETFKFPGHTDYLAQELEGNSLMFMITDTLKVGLLTDHVPVKEISTHITKELIESKINTIYNTLYRDFSIRKPKIAVLGINPHTGDNGVIGEEDDMILRPTLKGIRDTGKLVFGPYSADSFFGSNNYKNFDAIVASYHDQGLIPFKTLSFGEGVNFTAGLNKVRTSPDHGTAYEIAGKGQADNSSFKEALYAGIQIFKNRNQNQKLNTNRLKKQAQKI; from the coding sequence ATGAGTAGTGAAAAAAAAATAAAAATTGGAATTTCTGTTGGAGACCTTAACGGTATTGGGGGGGAGATTATTATTAAAACATTTGAAGATACTAGAGTTTTGGAGTTTTGTACACCTATTATTTTTGCATCTACTAAAACTATTTCATTTTTAAAAAATCACTTTAAAAGTAATCTTGCTTTTAATAGCATTCATAAGCCTGAACAAGCAATAGAGAATAAAGTTAATGTTGTAAATGTTTGGAAAGAAAATGTAAATATTCGATTTGGTAAAGAAGATTTTAAAATTGGTGAATATGCTATAAAATCACTTATTGCAGCTACCAAAGCCATTAAAGAAAATCACATAGATGTGCTATTAACAGCCCCAATTAATAAGCATAATATTCAATCCGAAACATTTAAATTTCCAGGGCATACAGACTATTTAGCACAAGAGTTAGAAGGAAATAGCTTAATGTTTATGATTACAGACACATTGAAAGTTGGGTTACTTACCGACCATGTTCCTGTTAAAGAAATATCAACACACATTACTAAAGAATTAATTGAATCTAAAATAAACACAATTTACAATACACTTTATAGAGATTTTAGCATTCGGAAGCCTAAAATAGCCGTATTAGGTATTAATCCACATACTGGGGATAACGGAGTTATAGGCGAAGAAGATGATATGATTTTGAGACCAACTCTTAAAGGTATACGAGATACTGGCAAATTAGTTTTTGGTCCTTATTCTGCAGATAGCTTTTTTGGTTCTAATAATTATAAAAATTTTGATGCTATTGTAGCATCATATCATGATCAAGGATTAATCCCTTTTAAAACATTATCCTTTGGGGAAGGTGTTAATTTTACTGCAGGACTTAACAAAGTAAGAACTTCACCAGATCATGGCACGGCTTATGAAATAGCTGGTAAAGGACAAGCAGATAATAGTTCTTTTAAAGAAGCACTTTACGCAGGAATTCAAATATTTAAAAACAGAAATCAAAACCAAAAATTAAATACAAACCGTTTAAAAAAACAAGCACAAAAGATATAA
- a CDS encoding DUF177 domain-containing protein: protein MKPLKEYIIQFVGLKQGKHNFEYSINNAFFEHFEYEDFNDADVKVDVVLNKKITFLELHFQVSGTVNINCDVTNEPYDQELNYEFDLVVKFGDDYNDENEEILIIPHGEYEINIAQYIYELIVLSVPTKRIHPGVLDGTLNSDILNKLEELSPKQGKDKKDNEEIDPRWNTLKKLLTDK, encoded by the coding sequence ATGAAACCTCTAAAAGAATACATAATTCAATTTGTAGGATTAAAACAGGGAAAACACAATTTTGAGTATAGTATAAATAATGCGTTCTTTGAACATTTTGAGTATGAAGATTTTAATGATGCTGATGTAAAAGTAGATGTTGTTTTAAATAAAAAAATAACATTCTTAGAATTACATTTTCAAGTATCAGGAACAGTTAATATTAATTGTGATGTTACTAATGAGCCTTACGATCAAGAATTAAATTATGAATTTGATTTAGTTGTAAAGTTTGGAGATGATTATAATGATGAAAATGAAGAGATATTGATTATTCCTCATGGAGAATATGAAATTAACATTGCACAATATATATATGAATTAATTGTGCTTTCAGTTCCAACAAAAAGAATCCATCCAGGAGTCTTAGATGGAACATTAAACTCAGACATACTAAATAAATTAGAAGAATTAAGCCCCAAACAGGGAAAAGATAAAAAAGATAATGAGGAAATAGATCCTCGCTGGAATACATTAAAGAAATTATTAACGGATAAATAA
- the rpmF gene encoding 50S ribosomal protein L32, with protein sequence MAHPKRKISKTRRDKRRTHYKATVPQIATCPTTGEAHLYHRAHWHEGKLYYRGQVLIDNSATEENLA encoded by the coding sequence ATGGCACATCCTAAAAGAAAAATCTCGAAAACAAGAAGAGATAAGAGAAGAACACATTATAAAGCTACTGTTCCTCAGATAGCTACGTGTCCAACAACAGGAGAGGCACACTTATATCATAGAGCACATTGGCATGAAGGAAAACTTTATTATAGAGGTCAAGTGTTAATTGATAATTCTGCTACAGAAGAAAATTTAGCATAA
- a CDS encoding ketoacyl-ACP synthase III gives MSKITAAITAVGAYVPEYVLTNKILETIVDTNDEWITTRTGIKERRILKEEGAGTSFLAIKAAQDLINKKGIDPKEIDCIIVATATPDMPVASTAVYTATQIGATNAFAYDLSAACSSFLYGMTNAATFIESGRFKKILLIGADKMSSIINYEDRATCIIFGDGGGAVLFEPNEDGLGYQDQYLRSDGIGRDFLKIDAGGSILPANEETIKNKQHFVFQDGKNVFKYAVSNMADVSEKIMKKNGLTHNDVAFLVPHQANKRIIDATANRVELPTEKVMMNIQKYGNTTSATLPLLLNDYESQLKKGDNLIFAAFGGGFTWGSIYLKWAYNS, from the coding sequence ATGAGTAAAATCACAGCAGCTATTACAGCTGTTGGCGCATATGTGCCAGAATATGTGTTAACCAATAAAATATTGGAAACAATAGTTGACACAAATGACGAATGGATTACCACTCGAACCGGAATTAAGGAACGTAGAATTCTTAAAGAAGAAGGTGCAGGAACTTCCTTTTTAGCTATTAAAGCTGCCCAGGACCTTATCAACAAAAAAGGCATTGATCCAAAAGAAATTGATTGTATTATTGTAGCAACAGCAACTCCAGATATGCCCGTAGCCTCGACAGCTGTTTATACAGCTACACAAATTGGTGCTACTAATGCTTTTGCATACGATCTATCTGCAGCGTGTTCTAGTTTTTTATATGGAATGACAAATGCAGCTACTTTTATAGAATCTGGTCGATTTAAAAAAATACTACTTATAGGAGCAGATAAAATGTCTTCAATCATAAACTATGAAGATCGTGCTACTTGTATCATTTTTGGAGATGGTGGAGGAGCTGTTTTATTTGAACCTAATGAAGACGGATTAGGATATCAAGATCAATACTTAAGAAGTGATGGTATTGGTCGGGATTTCTTGAAAATTGATGCAGGAGGTTCTATCTTACCAGCAAATGAAGAAACCATTAAAAATAAGCAGCATTTTGTATTTCAAGATGGGAAGAATGTATTTAAATATGCAGTTTCTAATATGGCTGATGTGAGTGAAAAAATTATGAAAAAAAATGGACTCACTCATAATGATGTTGCGTTTTTAGTTCCTCACCAAGCTAATAAGCGTATTATTGATGCCACAGCAAACCGTGTAGAATTGCCAACAGAAAAAGTAATGATGAATATTCAAAAATATGGGAATACCACTTCAGCTACTCTACCGTTATTATTAAACGACTACGAGTCTCAACTTAAAAAAGGAGATAATTTAATTTTTGCGGCTTTTGGAGGTGGATTTACTTGGGGGTCAATCTATTTAAAATGGGCGTATAATTCTTAA
- the accB gene encoding acetyl-CoA carboxylase biotin carboxyl carrier protein — MDIKEIQNLIKFVAKSGASEVKLEMDDVKITIKTGSDSDTTIVQQIPMQGQIPQIPTATAPAQQPVTAAPVKTESTAPAAADDSKYVTIKSPIIGTFYRKPSPDKPLFVEVGQTIAEGDVLCIIEAMKLFNEIESEISGKIVKILVDDSSPVEFDQPLFLVDPS; from the coding sequence ATGGATATTAAAGAGATTCAAAACCTAATCAAATTTGTAGCCAAATCTGGCGCGAGTGAGGTTAAATTAGAAATGGATGATGTGAAAATCACCATTAAAACAGGATCTGACTCAGATACCACAATAGTTCAGCAGATTCCTATGCAAGGACAGATACCGCAAATACCTACTGCAACAGCTCCTGCACAACAACCTGTAACAGCAGCTCCTGTAAAAACAGAATCGACTGCTCCTGCAGCAGCAGATGATTCAAAATATGTTACGATAAAATCACCAATTATCGGGACATTTTACAGAAAGCCTTCTCCGGACAAACCTTTATTTGTAGAAGTAGGACAAACTATTGCGGAAGGAGATGTTCTTTGTATTATAGAAGCAATGAAGCTTTTTAACGAAATTGAATCTGAAATATCAGGTAAAATTGTTAAAATTTTAGTTGACGATTCTTCTCCTGTAGAGTTTGATCAACCTCTATTTTTAGTAGATCCATCATAA